One part of the Streptomyces lienomycini genome encodes these proteins:
- a CDS encoding class F sortase: MAVPPSAPAPADDETATTGQGSRSGLMTLCAVALLILAVSLVGGNDTSADSSRPPLPARPGTTASSAPPATAAAGSALPRSKPVRLLVPEISVDAPFTDLAIGANGQLQPPPAADTNLVGWYAKGASPGEKGTSIIAGHVDTKTSAAVFARLDQLDKGDKFQVERADGRSATFVVDSTETFAKDEFPSERVYGDTDRPEVRLITCAGDYDHKVKDYTDNLVVFAHLT, from the coding sequence ATGGCAGTCCCCCCTTCCGCCCCAGCCCCCGCCGACGACGAGACGGCGACGACCGGTCAGGGTTCCCGCTCGGGCCTGATGACGCTGTGCGCCGTGGCCCTGCTGATCCTGGCGGTCAGCCTGGTCGGCGGCAACGACACCTCGGCCGACTCCTCCCGCCCCCCGCTGCCCGCACGGCCCGGCACGACCGCGTCGTCCGCCCCGCCCGCCACCGCCGCGGCGGGCTCCGCCCTGCCCCGCTCGAAGCCGGTGCGCCTGCTGGTCCCGGAGATCTCCGTCGACGCCCCCTTCACCGACCTCGCCATCGGTGCCAACGGGCAGCTGCAGCCCCCGCCGGCCGCCGACACCAACCTCGTCGGCTGGTACGCCAAGGGCGCCTCCCCCGGCGAGAAGGGGACCTCGATCATCGCCGGGCACGTGGACACGAAGACGTCCGCCGCCGTCTTCGCCCGCCTGGACCAGCTCGACAAGGGCGACAAGTTCCAGGTCGAGCGCGCCGACGGACGCAGCGCGACGTTCGTGGTCGACAGCACGGAGACCTTCGCCAAGGACGAGTTCCCCAGCGAACGCGTCTACGGCGACACCGACCGCCCCGAGGTGCGCCTCATCACCTGTGCGGGCGACTACGACCACAAGGTCAAGGACTACACGGACAACCTGGTCGTCTTCGCGCACCTCACCTGA